One window from the genome of Salvelinus namaycush isolate Seneca chromosome 19, SaNama_1.0, whole genome shotgun sequence encodes:
- the LOC120063647 gene encoding mitogen-activated protein kinase 6-like, producing the protein MHDCFVDDDKIAMLMSYVPYTLSDALHNGYGVKPYYEQDQPLQYLPLSFVAHFSAQVANALSDMHRRNIVHRDLTPYNVLLTEDLTVKVADMGHSRHSSKWMSPTVVTEAYRAPELFCPKRKSAEYTCAIDMWSLGVMIVDTMEGRVMFCGRNIQRVNMSTFKIITKTLCPQDHPSASSTPCDPDIIMPKVMQSDLVRRIVFRLLNFYDTERLLAHELLQDTEWMQAAMTKEDQVIIKDQIQLNKFQIG; encoded by the coding sequence ATGCACGATTGCTTCGTAGACGATGACAAGATAGCCATGCTCATGTCCTACGTACCCTACACTCTGAGTGATGCGCTCCACAATGGATACGGTGTGAAGCCATACTACGAACAAGACCAGCCGCTACAGTATCTCCCTTTGAGTTTCGTTGCTCACTTTAGTGCACAGGTGGCTAATGCCCTGTCTGACATGCACAGACGGAATATAGTGCACAGGGACCTGACGCCTTACAACGTGCTGCTGACAGAAGATCTCACAGTGAAGGTGGCTGACATGGGCCACTCTAGACATTCCTCCAAATGGATGAGCCCAACTGTGGTCACGGAGGCGTACAGGGCCCCGGAATTGTTTTGCCCAAAACGTAAATCGGCAGAGTACACATGTGCTATAGACATGTGGAGCCTGGGGGTGATGATAGTGGACACAATGGAAGGGAGGGTTATGTTCTGTGGCCGTAACATCCAACGTGTGAATATGTCCACGTTCAAGATCATCACAAAGACTCTATGTCCCCAAGACCACCCCAGTGCATCAAGCACACCGTGTGACCCTGACATCATAATGCCCAAAGTGATGCAGAGTGACCTAGTGAGAAGGATAGTCTTCAGATTGCTGAATTTCTATGACACAGAGAGACTCTTGGCTCATGAGCTGCTTCAGGACACAGAATGGATGCAGGCTGCTATGACCAAGGAAGACCAAGTTATCATCAAAGACCAGATACAGCTAAATAAATTTCAGATTGGTTGA